From Zhongshania aliphaticivorans, one genomic window encodes:
- the cmoA gene encoding carboxy-S-adenosyl-L-methionine synthase CmoA, whose product MTKPDTLYATPHANLGRFAFDEHVVEVFPDMIQRSVPGYSTIIAMTGVIAGRYAQAGSNIYDLGSSLGASTLSMAREINKHDCNIIGVDNSAAMIERCRSYITNSVTPITLRCENIQNTEISNASVVVLNFTLQFVPAAERAALINRISEAMRPGGILILSEKIRFADAHLQDLNTDLHHAFKRANGYSELEIAQKRNAIEEVLIPETLTEHQQRLRTAGFSSIDVWFQCFNFASLVAIK is encoded by the coding sequence ATGACCAAACCCGACACCCTCTACGCCACACCCCACGCCAATCTCGGCCGCTTCGCCTTTGACGAACACGTCGTCGAAGTGTTCCCCGACATGATTCAACGCTCGGTGCCTGGCTATTCAACGATTATCGCGATGACCGGGGTTATCGCGGGCCGCTATGCACAGGCCGGAAGCAACATCTATGATCTCGGCTCCTCACTGGGCGCTAGCACCCTGTCGATGGCTCGGGAAATTAATAAGCATGACTGCAATATTATTGGGGTAGACAACTCCGCGGCAATGATTGAACGCTGTCGCAGCTATATTACTAATAGCGTCACGCCAATTACCCTGCGCTGCGAAAACATTCAAAACACCGAAATTAGCAACGCCTCGGTAGTCGTTTTAAATTTCACTTTACAGTTTGTTCCCGCCGCCGAGCGGGCAGCGCTAATTAACAGAATCAGCGAGGCCATGCGCCCCGGTGGCATCCTCATACTGTCTGAAAAGATTCGATTTGCCGACGCTCACTTACAAGACTTAAACACCGATTTGCACCACGCATTTAAGCGCGCCAACGGCTATAGCGAGCTGGAAATTGCACAAAAGCGCAACGCGATAGAGGAAGTCTTAATTCCGGAAACCCTTACAGAACACCAGCAACGTCTGCGAACGGCTGGTTTTAGCAGTATCGACGTGTGGTTCCAGTGCTTTAATTTCGCCTCGCTGGTTGCCATTAAATGA
- the cmoB gene encoding tRNA 5-methoxyuridine(34)/uridine 5-oxyacetic acid(34) synthase CmoB, with amino-acid sequence MMDYHAFLSRLSQNPKLAEWAALLPEQISNGLNESRYGDLPRWKEALAALPSLTPSGICLDSSRVGATGDISDLQRSTLEQALKGLHPWRKGPFELFGVHIDTEWRSDWKWDRLKDAIAPLTGRTVLDIGCGSGYHCWRMRGAGAELVVGIDPTPLFVTQYFALQKYLSDPAVAVLPMGIEHLPAKLQAFDTTFSMGILYHRRSPFDHLLALRDTLRSGGQLVLETLIIDGGLGEVLVPEGRYSKMGNVWFIPSTASLASWLKKAGFKNPRLIEVNQTSINEQRSTEWMQFHSLSEFLDPKDPSKTIEGYPAPKRATFVAEAP; translated from the coding sequence ATGATGGATTACCACGCATTTCTCTCCCGACTTAGCCAAAATCCAAAGCTCGCGGAATGGGCGGCGCTATTGCCGGAGCAGATTAGCAATGGACTAAATGAGTCGCGCTATGGCGATCTACCACGCTGGAAGGAAGCCCTTGCCGCCCTGCCAAGCCTCACGCCAAGCGGTATCTGCTTAGATTCATCGCGGGTTGGCGCCACCGGCGATATTAGCGACCTCCAGCGCAGCACTCTGGAACAAGCCCTAAAGGGACTGCACCCTTGGCGCAAAGGCCCCTTTGAACTCTTTGGCGTGCACATAGATACCGAGTGGCGATCAGATTGGAAGTGGGATCGATTAAAAGATGCCATTGCGCCTTTGACCGGTCGCACGGTGCTCGATATTGGCTGCGGCAGTGGCTATCACTGCTGGCGGATGCGCGGCGCAGGAGCTGAGCTTGTGGTAGGTATAGACCCAACGCCGCTATTCGTCACCCAGTATTTTGCCTTGCAAAAATACCTGAGCGACCCGGCCGTCGCCGTTCTCCCCATGGGCATTGAACACCTACCAGCCAAACTCCAGGCCTTCGACACCACCTTTTCAATGGGTATTCTCTACCACCGCCGCTCACCGTTCGACCATCTATTGGCATTGCGCGACACCCTGCGTAGTGGTGGCCAGCTGGTTCTTGAAACACTGATTATCGATGGCGGTTTAGGTGAGGTCTTAGTCCCCGAAGGGCGTTACAGCAAAATGGGCAATGTCTGGTTTATTCCCAGCACTGCTAGCTTAGCCTCATGGCTAAAAAAGGCGGGCTTTAAAAACCCTCGCCTGATCGAGGTCAACCAAACCAGCATTAACGAACAGCGCAGCACAGAGTGGATGCAGTTCCACTCATTATCCGAGTTCTTGGACCCCAAGGACCCAAGCAAAACGATTGAAGGCTATCCCGCACCCAAAAGAGCAACATTTGTCGCCGAAGCGCCCTAA
- a CDS encoding DUF1631 family protein — protein sequence MPHSDTGLLVDRLKSQSRQWFGEQLYRYFERLQDNFHRRALTANSGSEQNELLDQQRAVRAGQDEAFRLFADHINHAFTTKRDYEAGNYPELDRLAQQLEKLPDDSFAKEKPELQYFCRAIAPITLLAGFQHLMTPLRLDTQHRHQALTMFQGLFINELSKLYDNLAATLPKPINAHNLADWIAHSKLQLSEKNLTTQQRALTELRLQRLLKLHDYRETSSVAKPIEVTDNELIEAAASIFHQLSNRRRLSPSILAGLNTLQNQVSSIALQDRQSFLHSLHPARQVCRQIVNALSHWDDADSSQRLQFEGALKIISRKLAKNNIQASDFTQIRKQVDECCQHLLQSIKLNDKRNLSTDVGQKRLTRLRRKVHEMLDEKTAELKLPTSVDNMLYGPMTTIVLYHWLRHGSNSTPLRRSMKLIDDILWYIKPHADWSELRRAKAMGKDIETELSEGLARINYSYPASQALIEELHQLRMIASGRSASLNRP from the coding sequence ATGCCTCATAGCGATACCGGATTACTCGTTGACCGCCTCAAATCACAGTCAAGACAGTGGTTTGGCGAGCAGCTGTACCGTTATTTTGAGCGCCTACAAGATAATTTCCACCGCCGCGCCCTCACTGCCAATTCTGGCAGCGAACAAAATGAATTGCTCGACCAGCAGCGCGCCGTCAGGGCCGGACAGGACGAAGCCTTTCGCCTATTTGCCGATCATATCAATCACGCCTTCACCACCAAGCGCGATTATGAAGCCGGCAATTACCCGGAGCTTGACCGCCTCGCTCAGCAATTAGAGAAACTGCCCGACGACAGTTTTGCGAAAGAAAAACCTGAATTGCAGTATTTTTGCCGCGCCATCGCGCCAATCACCTTGCTGGCTGGCTTTCAGCACTTAATGACCCCACTGCGCCTAGACACCCAGCACCGCCACCAAGCCCTCACCATGTTTCAGGGCCTATTTATCAATGAGTTGAGCAAGCTTTATGACAATTTGGCGGCGACGCTGCCCAAACCAATCAACGCCCACAACCTTGCCGACTGGATTGCCCACAGCAAACTCCAATTAAGTGAAAAGAACCTAACAACCCAGCAGCGGGCATTAACAGAGTTGCGTTTGCAGCGACTGTTAAAATTGCACGACTACCGTGAAACCAGCAGTGTTGCCAAGCCTATCGAGGTCACTGACAACGAACTTATTGAGGCCGCCGCCAGTATATTCCACCAACTGAGCAACCGCCGCCGACTATCGCCAAGCATCCTCGCAGGGCTGAATACGCTGCAAAATCAAGTTAGCAGTATTGCCCTGCAAGACCGCCAAAGCTTTTTGCACTCGCTGCACCCGGCCCGCCAAGTTTGCCGACAAATCGTAAATGCCCTTAGTCATTGGGATGATGCAGACAGCAGCCAACGCCTACAATTTGAGGGGGCGCTTAAAATCATTAGCCGCAAGCTTGCAAAGAACAACATCCAGGCTAGCGACTTCACCCAGATTCGCAAACAAGTTGACGAGTGCTGCCAACACTTGTTGCAAAGCATCAAACTCAACGACAAACGCAACCTCAGCACAGACGTTGGCCAAAAACGCCTAACTAGGCTGCGCCGCAAAGTGCATGAGATGCTCGACGAAAAGACCGCAGAACTCAAACTCCCCACCAGTGTTGACAATATGCTCTACGGGCCAATGACCACTATTGTCTTATACCACTGGTTACGCCACGGCAGTAACAGCACGCCACTGCGTCGCAGTATGAAGTTAATTGACGACATACTTTGGTATATCAAACCTCATGCCGACTGGTCTGAACTGCGTCGCGCCAAAGCGATGGGCAAAGATATTGAAACTGAGCTCAGCGAAGGCTTGGCGCGTATCAATTACAGCTACCCCGCTAGCCAAGCCCTGATCGAAGAGTTACACCAACTGCGCATGATTGCCTCTGGGCGCAGCGCGAGCCTCAATCGCCCCTAA
- a CDS encoding aminotransferase class I/II-fold pyridoxal phosphate-dependent enzyme produces the protein MQLDQASTTQLREWETTLAQEYQQFKASGLNLDLTRGKPSAEQLDLSDAMNLILGDDLSNESNTDLRNYGGLDGIPECKRLFAEVLGVANDEILIGGNSSLTLMYFAVLFAQNQGFGALGASWASEGKTTKFLAPVPGYDRHFSVCEHLGIELIPVALNDDGPDMDAVERLVKADPSIKGIWCVPRFSNPTGTVYSDQVVDRLAQLGKLAGSNFRVFWDNAYAVHSLSDDAPELANIMDRCRAHGTEDSVYLFGSTSKITYAGAGVSFAGMSKGNLKAFSQHLGMSQIGPDKINQLRHVRFLKDSQGLAAHMRAHAAVLKPRFDIVLKHLREGLADTGMASWNEPQGGYFVSFDTLPGLAKEVVKLAADAGVKLTPAGATFPYGKDPDNKNIRIAPSVPSLDEIDRAMAVFVNCVKLASVRQRLS, from the coding sequence TTGCAACTCGACCAAGCTTCTACAACGCAGCTACGCGAATGGGAAACCACCCTAGCGCAGGAGTATCAGCAGTTTAAAGCCTCCGGCCTCAATCTCGACCTTACCCGGGGCAAACCCAGCGCCGAGCAACTCGACTTATCTGATGCCATGAACCTCATTCTGGGTGACGACCTCAGCAATGAGAGCAACACCGATTTACGGAACTACGGCGGCCTCGACGGTATTCCAGAGTGCAAGCGCCTCTTTGCCGAGGTATTGGGCGTCGCCAATGACGAGATTTTAATTGGCGGCAATAGCAGCCTAACCTTAATGTACTTTGCCGTGCTCTTCGCGCAAAACCAAGGCTTTGGCGCCCTGGGCGCGAGCTGGGCCAGCGAAGGCAAGACCACGAAATTCCTCGCCCCCGTACCTGGCTACGACCGCCACTTTAGCGTATGCGAGCACCTCGGTATCGAGCTCATCCCCGTTGCCCTAAACGACGACGGCCCAGATATGGACGCGGTTGAGCGGTTAGTGAAAGCCGACCCTAGCATCAAGGGCATTTGGTGTGTGCCGCGGTTTAGCAACCCAACGGGCACCGTGTATTCAGATCAGGTCGTTGACCGCCTCGCCCAGCTCGGTAAGCTCGCGGGCAGCAACTTCCGGGTTTTCTGGGACAATGCCTACGCCGTTCACAGCCTCAGCGATGACGCGCCAGAACTGGCCAACATCATGGACCGCTGTCGCGCCCACGGCACTGAGGACAGTGTTTACCTATTTGGTTCGACCTCTAAAATCACTTATGCGGGCGCCGGTGTCTCGTTTGCCGGTATGTCTAAGGGCAACCTCAAGGCATTTAGCCAACACCTCGGTATGAGTCAAATTGGCCCAGACAAAATCAATCAATTACGTCACGTTCGCTTTTTGAAAGACAGCCAGGGTCTCGCCGCGCATATGCGCGCCCACGCCGCCGTGCTAAAGCCCCGCTTTGATATTGTACTCAAGCACCTGCGCGAAGGTTTGGCGGACACTGGCATGGCGAGCTGGAACGAGCCGCAGGGCGGTTATTTCGTCTCCTTTGATACCTTGCCCGGCTTGGCGAAGGAAGTTGTTAAATTGGCGGCTGATGCTGGCGTGAAATTAACACCAGCCGGTGCGACCTTCCCCTACGGCAAAGATCCGGACAACAAAAACATCCGCATTGCACCCAGTGTACCCAGCTTAGACGAGATTGACCGCGCCATGGCGGTATTTGTGAACTGCGTAAAATTAGCCTCGGTGCGTCAGCGCCTAAGCTAA
- a CDS encoding DUF1820 family protein, which yields MPQAPIYKVIFNNNNKVYELYARAIYQSDMYGFIEIEEIVFGEQSQIVVNPGEEKLKNEFHGVTRSYIPMHAIVRIDEVEKEGAGKIVDVEGGSSNVRHFPSAPGRPINRTPDSE from the coding sequence ATGCCCCAAGCTCCTATTTACAAAGTTATTTTCAATAATAACAACAAGGTCTATGAACTCTACGCGCGGGCGATTTACCAAAGCGATATGTATGGTTTTATTGAGATCGAGGAGATTGTTTTTGGCGAGCAGAGCCAGATTGTGGTCAATCCCGGCGAAGAAAAGCTCAAAAATGAGTTTCACGGCGTAACGCGTAGCTATATTCCAATGCATGCGATTGTGCGGATTGATGAAGTAGAGAAGGAAGGCGCAGGTAAAATTGTCGATGTGGAAGGTGGCAGCAGTAATGTGCGGCATTTCCCCAGTGCGCCAGGTCGGCCGATTAACCGGACGCCGGATTCTGAGTAG
- the miaB gene encoding tRNA (N6-isopentenyl adenosine(37)-C2)-methylthiotransferase MiaB yields MPETSESSLTPAAPELIASTATAKPKKVFIKTQGCQMNEYDSSRIQDLLGVSHGMIPTDDPNEADVLLLNTCSIREKAQEKVFHQLGRWRKLKAKNPDLIIGVGGCVASQEGSDIGRRAPYVDLIFGPQTLHRVPAMLDSKKPKGPIIVDVTFPEIEKFDNLPEPSVNGPSAFVSIMEGCSKYCTFCVVPYTRGEEVSRPFDDVIAEVAQLAAKGVREVNLLGQNVNAYRGINHEDDIVDFAELIHFVAQVPGIDRIRYTTSHPVEFSEALIQAYATVPELVDHLHLPVQHGSDRILAAMKRGHTADEYRAKIAKLKAIRPNISLSSDFIIGFPGETDEDFQQTMQLIKDIGFDHSFSFIYSARPGTPAAQLPDETPEEVKKQRLDILQHHILQNAAQISRQMAGTTQRILVTGVSRKDPGELQGRTENNRVVNFPCTDQSVIGQFVDVDILQAYSNSLRGKMR; encoded by the coding sequence ATGCCTGAAACCAGCGAATCGTCTCTCACACCAGCAGCGCCCGAGCTTATTGCCAGCACGGCCACAGCCAAGCCCAAAAAAGTGTTTATCAAAACCCAGGGCTGCCAGATGAATGAATACGATTCGTCCCGTATTCAGGATTTGCTTGGGGTCAGCCACGGCATGATTCCCACCGACGACCCGAATGAAGCCGATGTATTACTGCTAAATACCTGCTCAATTCGCGAAAAGGCCCAAGAGAAAGTCTTTCACCAGCTAGGCCGCTGGCGCAAACTCAAGGCCAAAAACCCCGATCTCATCATTGGTGTTGGCGGTTGCGTGGCCAGCCAAGAAGGCAGCGATATTGGCCGCCGAGCACCCTATGTCGACCTTATTTTTGGCCCGCAAACTCTGCATCGGGTGCCCGCCATGCTCGACAGCAAAAAGCCCAAGGGGCCGATTATTGTCGACGTTACCTTCCCTGAAATTGAAAAATTCGACAACTTACCTGAGCCCAGCGTCAATGGACCCAGTGCTTTTGTCTCCATTATGGAAGGCTGTTCAAAGTACTGCACCTTCTGCGTGGTGCCCTATACCCGTGGCGAAGAAGTCAGCCGCCCCTTTGATGACGTTATTGCCGAAGTGGCGCAGTTGGCCGCCAAGGGCGTACGGGAGGTCAATTTACTGGGCCAAAACGTCAATGCCTATCGCGGTATAAACCACGAAGACGATATCGTCGATTTTGCCGAGCTCATCCACTTTGTTGCCCAGGTACCCGGCATCGATCGGATTCGTTACACCACCTCCCATCCAGTGGAATTTAGCGAGGCCTTGATTCAGGCTTATGCCACGGTGCCCGAGTTAGTCGACCACCTGCACCTGCCCGTACAACATGGCAGCGACCGCATACTAGCGGCCATGAAACGCGGCCACACCGCCGACGAATACCGCGCCAAAATTGCCAAACTCAAAGCCATACGCCCGAACATCAGCTTGTCATCTGACTTCATTATTGGCTTTCCCGGCGAAACCGATGAAGACTTTCAACAGACCATGCAGCTAATTAAAGATATTGGCTTTGACCACTCTTTCAGTTTTATCTATAGCGCTCGCCCCGGCACCCCCGCCGCCCAGCTGCCGGACGAAACCCCCGAAGAAGTTAAAAAGCAGCGCCTCGATATTCTGCAACACCACATTTTGCAGAACGCCGCGCAAATCAGTCGGCAAATGGCCGGCACTACGCAGCGCATTCTCGTAACAGGGGTTTCTCGTAAGGACCCCGGCGAATTGCAGGGCCGCACTGAAAATAATAGGGTGGTCAACTTTCCCTGTACCGATCAGAGTGTCATTGGCCAATTTGTCGACGTGGACATATTACAGGCCTACTCCAACTCTCTGCGCGGCAAAATGCGCTAG
- a CDS encoding PhoH family protein — protein sequence MTAQDIQRVLTLEPNDPRLLADLCGQHDANLKMIEQRLLVRIAARGNTFQINGPSESVDDAVQLIKHLYSDSQNGLVLNAESVHLNLQKSGLEQISRPVADHVPVVIQTKKGSVKPRGENQQRYVKSIQNCDINFGIGPAGTGKTYLAVACAVEALISNDVQRILLVRPAVEAGEKLGFLPGDLAQKIDPYLRPLYDALYEMLGMETVTKLIERNIIEIAPLAFMRGRTLNDSYIILDEAQNTTREQMKMFLTRIGFGSTAVITGDATQIDLPRGTPSGLVHVMKVLGDIDGISMTHFAAKDVVRHPLVQRIVEAYAAFEATTGATQ from the coding sequence TTGACAGCACAAGATATACAACGCGTTCTCACCCTTGAACCCAACGACCCACGCTTATTAGCGGATCTCTGCGGCCAGCACGACGCCAATCTCAAAATGATTGAACAGCGTCTGCTCGTGCGCATTGCCGCGCGGGGCAACACCTTCCAAATTAATGGCCCCAGCGAGTCTGTCGATGATGCTGTACAACTCATCAAGCACTTGTACAGCGACTCCCAAAATGGGCTTGTTTTGAATGCTGAAAGCGTTCACCTTAATTTACAGAAATCAGGCCTTGAGCAAATAAGCCGCCCGGTTGCCGATCATGTGCCAGTGGTTATTCAAACCAAAAAAGGCAGCGTTAAACCTCGCGGCGAAAACCAGCAGCGCTATGTTAAATCTATTCAAAATTGCGACATCAATTTTGGCATTGGCCCCGCCGGTACCGGCAAAACCTACTTGGCCGTTGCCTGCGCAGTTGAAGCTCTCATATCCAATGATGTGCAGCGTATTTTGCTGGTTCGCCCGGCGGTAGAGGCTGGTGAGAAATTAGGCTTTTTGCCGGGCGACCTCGCCCAGAAAATCGACCCCTATCTGCGCCCGCTCTACGATGCACTCTATGAAATGCTTGGCATGGAAACCGTCACCAAGCTCATTGAGCGCAATATTATTGAAATTGCGCCGCTGGCCTTTATGCGCGGCCGCACCTTGAACGACTCCTATATTATTTTGGACGAAGCCCAAAACACCACGCGGGAACAAATGAAAATGTTCCTGACCCGTATCGGCTTTGGCTCCACCGCCGTCATAACCGGCGACGCCACCCAGATCGATTTGCCACGGGGCACGCCATCCGGCCTTGTTCATGTGATGAAAGTACTCGGCGACATCGATGGCATCAGCATGACCCACTTTGCCGCCAAAGACGTCGTTCGCCACCCGCTGGTACAGCGTATAGTCGAAGCCTACGCCGCTTTCGAAGCGACCACTGGCGCTACTCAATGA
- the ybeY gene encoding rRNA maturation RNase YbeY yields MSQVNLDLDLQIACESSKLPSQAQFEHWAQIALAEHRDEAELSIRLVDIAESAELNLQYRQKHGPTNVLSFPADLPPELELPLLGDLAICKQVVEREAQEQGKACHDHWAHMVIHGTLHLLGYDHIDDDEAEIMEALEIALLKTLNISNPYTPICEDSTQNHE; encoded by the coding sequence ATGAGCCAAGTCAATCTTGATCTCGATCTGCAAATTGCCTGCGAATCTAGCAAGCTACCAAGCCAAGCGCAATTTGAACACTGGGCGCAAATAGCCTTAGCTGAGCACCGCGATGAGGCCGAACTCAGTATTCGCCTCGTTGATATCGCTGAGAGCGCCGAGCTGAACCTGCAGTATCGGCAAAAGCACGGCCCCACCAATGTGTTGTCTTTCCCCGCCGATTTACCCCCAGAATTGGAGCTGCCACTGCTCGGCGACTTGGCGATTTGCAAGCAAGTGGTTGAGCGCGAAGCCCAAGAGCAGGGTAAAGCCTGCCACGACCACTGGGCGCACATGGTAATTCACGGTACACTCCATCTCCTCGGCTACGATCATATTGACGATGACGAGGCGGAAATTATGGAAGCGCTTGAGATTGCGCTTCTAAAAACGCTAAATATTAGCAATCCCTATACCCCCATATGTGAGGACAGCACCCAAAACCATGAGTGA
- a CDS encoding HlyC/CorC family transporter, with the protein MSEDRSSNDPSDKSWIEKIAHAFSSEPKTREDLFELLAVAKQNEVIDDDAISIVEGAMHISDMQAREIMIPRPQMVVLKADQPLSELLPIIVDTGHSRYPVIGDTLDNVLGILLSKDLLPLLWKTPNSEDIDIRDILRPATLVPESKRLNVLLRDFREKRHHMAVVIDEYGGAAGLITIEDILEQIVGDIEDEYDEDDDLPIRKITDNDFVVQALTPIDDFNDYFNAKLSDEEFDTIGGLLLKSFGYLPSRNEVARLDDFEFKVVNADNRQIHLLRMRSLAKIDD; encoded by the coding sequence ATGAGTGAAGATCGATCTAGCAACGATCCAAGTGACAAGTCTTGGATCGAGAAAATAGCCCATGCTTTTTCATCTGAACCCAAAACTCGGGAAGATCTGTTTGAACTGCTTGCTGTCGCCAAACAGAACGAAGTCATTGATGACGATGCCATAAGCATTGTTGAAGGTGCCATGCATATCAGTGATATGCAGGCCCGAGAAATCATGATTCCGCGCCCGCAGATGGTGGTTCTCAAGGCAGACCAACCGCTCAGCGAACTACTGCCCATCATTGTGGATACCGGCCACTCGCGCTATCCGGTCATTGGCGACACCCTCGACAATGTCTTGGGGATACTGCTTTCCAAAGATTTACTGCCTCTGCTGTGGAAAACCCCCAACAGCGAAGATATCGATATTCGCGACATTCTCCGGCCTGCCACCTTGGTGCCCGAAAGTAAACGCCTGAACGTGCTGCTGCGCGACTTCCGGGAAAAACGCCACCACATGGCCGTGGTCATTGACGAATACGGCGGCGCGGCGGGCCTCATTACCATTGAGGATATTCTCGAACAAATCGTGGGCGATATTGAAGACGAATACGACGAAGACGACGACCTGCCCATTCGCAAAATCACTGACAACGACTTTGTTGTGCAGGCACTGACCCCCATCGACGATTTCAATGACTACTTCAACGCCAAACTCAGCGACGAGGAATTCGACACCATTGGCGGCTTATTATTAAAGTCCTTTGGCTATCTACCAAGCCGCAATGAAGTTGCCCGCCTAGATGATTTTGAGTTCAAAGTGGTCAACGCCGACAATCGTCAAATTCACCTGCTACGCATGCGGTCACTGGCAAAAATCGACGATTAA
- a CDS encoding FMN-binding glutamate synthase family protein — MFATTLDKLNNIANAIISYGALAFLLALAVGIAYLTYLYIADITQTQHAIRRNYPIIGRFRYIFEHLGEFFRQYFFAMDREELPFNRSQRSWVYRAAKNIDTTVAFGSTRPLNQNNEVLFMNCFFPTLSQDAVPTHAVTIGEGFAKHPYTSSAIFHISGMSFGAISKPAIRALSAGAKEAGIWLNTGEGGLSPYHLEAGCDIVFQIGTAKYGVRDADGHLSDDKLRDIASHPQVRMIEIKLSQGAKPGKGGILPGGKVTAEVANIRGIEIGKDSISPNGHTDIHSIDDLLDMIVRIRDITGKPVGFKAVVGFSEWLDEMCEAIHLRGQKYAPDFITIDSADGGTGAAPQSLMDYVGLPIRRSLPLVVDKLCEYNLRKRIKVIASGKMINPAEAAWALCVGADFITSARGFMFALGCIQALQCNKNTCPTGITTHDPELQRGLVPENKATRVKNYALNLMHEVGVIAHSCGVKEARGLQRKHVYLIDNSGSPEPLTNRYPERTPKPEYLIASTADKHHGADNGAASIPALHSANDTDIRQA; from the coding sequence ATGTTCGCAACCACCCTCGACAAGCTAAACAATATCGCCAACGCCATCATCAGCTATGGGGCATTAGCATTTCTCTTGGCTTTAGCCGTCGGCATCGCCTACCTCACCTACCTGTATATTGCCGACATTACCCAAACCCAACACGCCATCCGTCGCAACTACCCCATAATTGGACGTTTTCGCTATATTTTTGAACATTTAGGCGAGTTTTTCCGCCAGTATTTTTTTGCCATGGACAGAGAAGAACTGCCCTTTAATCGCTCCCAGCGCTCCTGGGTTTACCGCGCGGCCAAAAACATCGACACCACAGTCGCCTTTGGCTCAACCCGCCCGCTAAATCAGAACAACGAAGTGCTGTTCATGAACTGTTTTTTTCCAACCCTCAGCCAAGACGCCGTGCCCACTCACGCTGTCACCATTGGCGAAGGCTTCGCCAAACACCCCTACACCAGTTCCGCCATTTTCCATATTTCCGGCATGAGCTTTGGCGCCATTTCCAAGCCCGCTATTCGCGCCCTCAGCGCTGGCGCCAAAGAAGCCGGCATCTGGTTAAACACCGGTGAAGGTGGCTTGTCGCCCTACCACCTCGAAGCGGGCTGTGACATCGTGTTCCAAATTGGCACCGCAAAATACGGGGTGCGCGACGCAGATGGCCACCTCAGCGATGACAAGCTCCGCGATATCGCCAGCCACCCCCAAGTCCGCATGATTGAAATCAAACTCAGCCAAGGTGCTAAACCCGGCAAAGGCGGCATTCTACCCGGTGGCAAAGTTACTGCCGAAGTCGCCAATATTCGCGGCATCGAAATTGGCAAAGACTCAATCAGCCCCAACGGCCACACCGATATTCACAGCATCGACGATCTCTTAGACATGATTGTGCGCATTCGCGATATCACTGGCAAACCCGTCGGCTTCAAAGCCGTTGTGGGGTTTTCCGAATGGCTAGACGAAATGTGCGAAGCCATACACCTACGCGGCCAAAAGTACGCACCCGACTTTATCACCATAGACAGCGCCGACGGCGGCACTGGCGCGGCCCCGCAAAGTTTGATGGACTATGTGGGCCTTCCTATTCGGCGCAGCCTGCCGCTGGTGGTCGACAAACTCTGCGAATACAATTTGCGCAAACGTATTAAAGTCATCGCCTCGGGTAAAATGATTAATCCCGCCGAAGCGGCGTGGGCGCTCTGCGTCGGCGCCGACTTTATCACCAGCGCCCGTGGCTTTATGTTCGCACTGGGTTGTATTCAAGCGCTGCAATGCAATAAGAACACCTGCCCCACGGGCATCACCACCCACGACCCAGAACTGCAGCGCGGCCTCGTTCCAGAGAACAAAGCCACTCGCGTCAAAAATTACGCGCTCAACTTGATGCACGAGGTCGGCGTTATTGCACATTCCTGCGGTGTAAAAGAAGCCCGCGGCCTGCAACGCAAACACGTGTATTTAATTGACAATAGCGGCAGCCCCGAGCCACTAACCAACCGCTATCCAGAGCGCACCCCCAAACCTGAATACCTGATTGCCAGCACAGCAGACAAACACCATGGCGCCGATAACGGCGCTGCAAGTATTCCCGCCCTGCACTCCGCGAATGATACAGACATTCGCCAAGCCTGA